One region of Wyeomyia smithii strain HCP4-BCI-WySm-NY-G18 chromosome 3, ASM2978416v1, whole genome shotgun sequence genomic DNA includes:
- the LOC129730742 gene encoding uncharacterized protein LOC129730742 isoform X2 produces the protein MRKSIVGLFIVLMLFAAIVEPKPQGCSACGSSHEELVEKCCNKCKLCRDSFDVEAPPAPFCQKSKNYSFNMERVDTPCSEQLCQTHDIEFEAPCDPEYPTCSRHHFRVSRPPRPSCDKFLDTFDFEVVAPTTAPGCKELRLTANVEYDPRHCECDQFRN, from the exons ATGAGGAAATCAATTGTTGGCCTTTTCATAGTGCTTATGTTATTTGCAGCAATAGTGGAACCTAAG CCGCAAGGGTGTTCAGCTTGTGGATCGTCTCATGAAGAATTAGTAGAAAAATGTTGCAACAAGTGTAAGTTGTGTCGAGATAGTTTCGACGTGGAAGCACCACCAGCacctttttgtcaaaaaagtaaaaactaTTCTTTCAACATGGAACGAGTAGACACCCCTTGTAGTGAGCAGCTGTGTCAAACGCATGACATTGAATTTGAAGCACCTTGCGATCCGGAATATCCAAC TTGTTCTAGGCACCATTTTAGAGTGAGTAGACCACCTCGACCATCGTGTGATAAATTTTTGGACACCTTTGACTTCGAAGTGGTGGCACCAACAACTGCTCCAGGATGTAAAGAACTTCGACTAACTGCCAATGTCGAGTACGATCCCAGAC ACTGCGAATGTGATCAATTTCG caACTAA
- the LOC129730742 gene encoding uncharacterized protein LOC129730742 isoform X1 — MRKSIVGLFIVLMLFAAIVEPKPQGCSACGSSHEELVEKCCNKCKLCRDSFDVEAPPAPFCQKSKNYSFNMERVDTPCSEQLCQTHDIEFEAPCDPEYPTCSRHHFRVSRPPRPSCDKFLDTFDFEVVAPTTAPGCKELRLTANVEYDPRHCECDQFRYDQYRNSSFSSNGTNLSHKKLNSCKRRLAHRLKRSTLKSAISKRFQEEFNVPKNLTILPLPNKICKRSFSNFSVEEGYVCRCVPINQSQSLFQSETDQIVSAPTARRFPGSNLLPDIYTGEAVFIGGGNPPSYQMLKNYLSGVTLSKVVSTEELFIELAEIYYEIYKISPQRNYSIPLKYGTKETYVNEIGLRTYNINPVEGRYQPSAFNSFVSFANNFFGKFIDTERSHFKLFNELRTMSVKHRRLLNRFSRIRGN; from the exons ATGAGGAAATCAATTGTTGGCCTTTTCATAGTGCTTATGTTATTTGCAGCAATAGTGGAACCTAAG CCGCAAGGGTGTTCAGCTTGTGGATCGTCTCATGAAGAATTAGTAGAAAAATGTTGCAACAAGTGTAAGTTGTGTCGAGATAGTTTCGACGTGGAAGCACCACCAGCacctttttgtcaaaaaagtaaaaactaTTCTTTCAACATGGAACGAGTAGACACCCCTTGTAGTGAGCAGCTGTGTCAAACGCATGACATTGAATTTGAAGCACCTTGCGATCCGGAATATCCAAC TTGTTCTAGGCACCATTTTAGAGTGAGTAGACCACCTCGACCATCGTGTGATAAATTTTTGGACACCTTTGACTTCGAAGTGGTGGCACCAACAACTGCTCCAGGATGTAAAGAACTTCGACTAACTGCCAATGTCGAGTACGATCCCAGAC ACTGCGAATGTGATCAATTTCGGTACGATCAATACAGAAACTCATCTTTTTCCAGCAATGGAACAAATTTATCtcataaaaaattaaacagTTGTAAGCGCAGGCTGGCCCATCGTTTGAAGCGATCTACATTGAAATCTGCAATATCTAAACGGTTTCAAGAAGAATTCAATGTTCCCAAAAATTTAACTATACTTCCATTGCCGAACAAGATTTGCAAACGATCTTTTAGTAACTTTTCGGTTGAAGAAGGATATGTTTGCCGTTGTGTTCCTATAAATCAAAGTCAAAGTTTATTCCAAAGTGAAACTGACCAAATAGTTAGCGCACCCACGGCGCGTAGATTTCCCGGTTCAAACCTGCTCCCGGATATATACACAGGCGAAGCAGTCTTTATTGGTGGTGGTAATCCGCCGAGTTATCAAATGCTTAAAAACTATCTCTCCGGTGTTACATTATCCAAAGTAGTCTCAACCGAGGAGTTGTTTATAGAGCTTGCTGAAATCTACTACGAGATTTATAAAATTAGTCCACAGCGGAATTATTCGATTCCCTTAAAATATGGCACAAAAGAAACTTACGTTAACGAAATAGGACTTCGCACGTATAACATAAATCCGGTTGAAGGAAGGTACCAGCCATCGGCGTTTAACAGCTTTGTAAGCTTTGCTAATAACTTCTTCGGTAAATTCATCGATACCGAAAGATCCCATTTCAAACTGTTCAACGAGTTGCGAACTATGTCTGTTAAACATAGACGTCTTCTTAACAGGTTTTCCCGCATTAGAGGAAATTAA